GCACTGAGCCGGAGCCGGAAGCCGGCGTGCTGGAGGGCATGGAGCGGGAACATTGCTATATCAGCGTCGTCGTCTGGGCCCAGCAGGCGGTGCAATGCAATAAATATTTGAAACGAGGCAACAGCGTGTTGATCATCGGCGAACTGCAGTCCATGCCCAACAGCGCGCCGGAGAAGGTCTATTATCCCATTCAGATCAACGCCCAGTGGATTCAGTATCTGGAAAAGGGCCTGGTGACCGCCATCGATCCGAGTTATGAGAACCAGGGCAACGGGATTCTGGAAACGTCGGAGAACACCACCACCGGCTCCTAGTCCGATTCCCCGGAAGGCGGAATTCACTTGATCTCCCCACG
The window above is part of the bacterium genome. Proteins encoded here:
- a CDS encoding single-stranded DNA-binding protein is translated as MKDKHKHHHHRKQYRPAVEPLQVDPNKSYDFPNVNRVVVAGKLMQDPPLRWTSRGVPVTNFVISTEPEPEAGVLEGMEREHCYISVVVWAQQAVQCNKYLKRGNSVLIIGELQSMPNSAPEKVYYPIQINAQWIQYLEKGLVTAIDPSYENQGNGILETSENTTTGS